One stretch of Streptomyces sp. R21 DNA includes these proteins:
- a CDS encoding glycosyltransferase family 39 protein — translation MSKTLFGAAGPAGLTLLLGLWGITRENSMWRDEAATWEATHRTVPELWHMLDRVDVVHGLYYLFMHGVFAVFGDSLLALRLPSVLAMAGAAALVTLLGTRLADRCTGLAAGLALALIPAVQQYAQEGRPYALVAACVALASWLLVAAVDRPGAGRWAAYGMTVLMTGLLNWFSLLMLCAHAVTLALARPPRATVLRWAVASSAAVFGTLPLIVASEAQSGQVAWIPPVSRSTLLGLVLTVLAGALCAWFARSGKGHRTPPGALLRLTEVALPLLVVPPLLLFAVSLAHPVYLARYVLFSHLGLALLIGAACRALAFRLRTSPRRLIVVVMALAFIGLLPVELSLRTATSRVDDVLSTAENVAAVRQAGDAVLYIPTARRDTALVSPAEFTGTRDLALVRDPLESGTLNGMEGTPQQIADAMLAVRRIVVISDAAASSAGTPRDRAKRRVLKTHFVRCSETSEGGRRVTVYQRRAPGTGTTRAGQGAPDDGRRLRRDRRISVTSGSSETTTTAATSGSR, via the coding sequence ATGTCCAAAACATTATTTGGCGCTGCCGGCCCGGCAGGTCTCACCCTTCTCCTCGGGCTGTGGGGGATCACGCGCGAGAACAGCATGTGGCGCGACGAGGCGGCGACCTGGGAGGCGACCCACAGGACCGTCCCTGAGCTCTGGCACATGCTGGACCGGGTCGATGTCGTCCACGGCCTCTACTACCTGTTCATGCACGGTGTTTTCGCCGTCTTCGGAGACAGCCTCCTCGCCCTGCGCCTGCCCTCCGTCCTGGCCATGGCCGGTGCCGCCGCCCTGGTCACCCTCCTGGGCACCCGGCTGGCCGACCGATGCACGGGGCTGGCCGCGGGCCTGGCTCTCGCCCTGATCCCCGCGGTTCAGCAGTACGCGCAGGAGGGGCGTCCGTACGCCCTGGTGGCGGCCTGCGTGGCACTCGCCTCCTGGCTGCTGGTCGCGGCGGTCGACCGCCCGGGCGCCGGTCGCTGGGCGGCGTACGGCATGACGGTGCTGATGACCGGACTGCTCAACTGGTTCTCGCTCCTGATGCTGTGCGCACACGCGGTGACCCTTGCCCTCGCCCGCCCGCCGCGCGCGACCGTCCTGCGGTGGGCAGTGGCCTCGTCCGCCGCTGTGTTCGGCACGCTGCCCCTCATCGTGGCCAGCGAGGCCCAGTCGGGCCAGGTCGCCTGGATTCCCCCGGTCAGTCGGAGCACGCTGCTCGGCCTGGTGCTGACCGTGCTCGCGGGCGCGCTGTGCGCATGGTTCGCGCGGTCGGGCAAAGGCCACCGCACACCCCCCGGCGCTCTGCTCCGGCTCACCGAGGTCGCCCTGCCGCTGCTTGTCGTTCCTCCCCTCCTGCTGTTCGCCGTTTCCCTGGCTCATCCCGTCTACCTGGCCCGCTACGTCCTGTTCAGCCACCTCGGGCTCGCTCTTCTCATCGGTGCGGCATGTCGCGCACTCGCGTTCCGGCTGCGCACATCGCCTCGCCGGCTGATCGTCGTGGTCATGGCTCTCGCCTTCATCGGGCTGCTTCCCGTCGAGCTGTCGCTGCGCACCGCGACCAGCCGGGTCGACGACGTGCTGTCCACGGCCGAGAACGTCGCCGCGGTCCGTCAGGCGGGAGACGCGGTGCTGTACATCCCCACGGCGCGCCGAGACACCGCCCTCGTCTCGCCCGCCGAATTCACCGGGACCAGAGATCTGGCACTGGTCCGGGACCCGCTGGAATCCGGCACCTTGAACGGCATGGAGGGCACCCCGCAGCAGATAGCGGACGCCATGCTGGCCGTGCGCCGCATCGTGGTCATCAGCGACGCGGCCGCGTCATCCGCCGGCACGCCTCGCGACCGGGCCAAGCGGCGCGTCCTGAAGACGCACTTCGTCCGCTGCTCCGAAACCAGCGAAGGGGGGCGCCGGGTCACGGTGTACCAGCGGCGCGCTCCCGGCACGGGGACCACCCGGGCCGGTCAGGGTGCCCCGGACGACGGCCGCCGACTGCGCCGGGACCGCCGTATCTCCGTCACCAGCGGCAGCAGCGAGACCACGACGACCGCCGCGACCAGCGGCAGCAGGTAG
- a CDS encoding SRPBCC family protein, which produces MMTLGNARITSAAAPAAFFARWADIATWPEWNADTEWVRLDGPFATGSTGVLKPKGGPRTKFVIAELSDSEFTDVSLLLGARLTFHHLIGATPDGGSEVRVAVTLAGPLARVWNLILGKGIKESLQRDLEALQVVAETGSEVRA; this is translated from the coding sequence ATGATGACTCTCGGGAACGCCCGCATCACCTCCGCTGCCGCGCCTGCCGCCTTCTTCGCACGCTGGGCGGACATAGCCACCTGGCCCGAGTGGAACGCCGACACCGAATGGGTGCGCCTGGACGGGCCCTTCGCCACCGGGTCCACCGGCGTCCTCAAGCCCAAGGGAGGACCCAGGACGAAGTTCGTCATCGCCGAACTGTCGGACAGCGAGTTCACCGACGTCTCGCTGCTCCTGGGTGCCCGTCTGACCTTCCATCACCTCATCGGCGCGACCCCTGACGGCGGCTCGGAGGTTCGGGTCGCGGTCACGCTGGCCGGTCCGCTGGCCCGGGTGTGGAATCTGATCCTGGGCAAGGGCATCAAGGAGAGCCTCCAGCGCGACCTGGAGGCTCTCCAGGTCGTCGCCGAGACCGGGAGCGAGGTCCGGGCATGA
- a CDS encoding EVE domain-containing protein gives MRYWLGVVCRDHVQRGTGMGIAQLGHGKREGLARLGPGDWLVYYSPRTSLQGGRPLQAFTAIGEVADEEIWQADEGAFKPWRRRVDYLADATEALVSAFDGALELTSGRNWGYQLRRGLVELTPSDFDLIRSAMMAG, from the coding sequence ATGAGGTACTGGCTCGGAGTCGTCTGCCGCGACCACGTCCAGCGCGGCACCGGCATGGGTATCGCCCAGCTGGGCCACGGCAAACGAGAGGGCCTGGCGCGGCTCGGCCCCGGGGACTGGCTCGTCTACTACTCGCCCCGCACCAGCCTGCAGGGCGGCCGCCCGCTCCAGGCGTTCACGGCGATCGGGGAGGTCGCCGACGAGGAGATCTGGCAGGCCGACGAGGGCGCCTTCAAGCCCTGGCGCCGCCGGGTCGACTATCTGGCAGACGCGACGGAGGCCCTCGTCAGCGCCTTCGACGGGGCGCTGGAGCTGACGTCCGGCCGGAACTGGGGGTACCAACTGCGCCGGGGCCTGGTCGAGCTGACCCCCTCCGACTTCGACCTCATCCGCTCGGCCATGATGGCCGGATGA